A single region of the Leptothrix cholodnii SP-6 genome encodes:
- the bcsG gene encoding cellulose biosynthesis protein BcsG yields the protein MGSWSLYFLVKLGLHVAGLIQLDVPLNLLFAVALAWPWAHPGWRRAWRFLAWPVAVALLYHDSFWPPATRILSQWQAISGFSFAYLVELVGRVINVQLLVAVAMGAALWWVLKQRLRLATWVFVGLVAVAALPSQHGGVTDLAQAATGADGTADRAADRATAPLLDAGQLDQALQAFYDTERGKILRLPKDGNVPGFDLLILNICSLSWDDLAFAGLRNAPFMRRLDVVFDRFNSAASYSGPAVMRLLHGTCGQPAQHELYGGAVADCYLFRNLEQAGYRPALLLNHDGRYDNFSTELRRDSGLGLVPEQRFDAAVAMSSFDGSPIRDDGETLTRWWSDRTAAASGVPLAMLYNSITLHDGNRVPGIQSLSSLETYAPRARKLMADLERFAALVEASGRPTVLVLVPEHGGAVRGDAQQIAGLRELPTPAITHVPAGVMLIGMGERRADGQEPVHVEQTSSYLSLFTVVAALMHGGPEVATPERLTEVAQALPPVEWVAENDKTIVLRRGPHTYVRDFEGRWRTLDSAP from the coding sequence CTGGCGTTTCCTGGCCTGGCCGGTGGCCGTGGCCCTGCTGTATCACGACTCGTTCTGGCCACCGGCCACGCGCATCCTGAGCCAGTGGCAGGCGATCAGCGGCTTCAGCTTCGCCTATCTGGTCGAACTGGTCGGGCGCGTGATCAACGTGCAGCTGCTGGTGGCGGTGGCGATGGGTGCGGCCCTGTGGTGGGTGCTCAAGCAGCGCCTGCGCCTGGCGACCTGGGTCTTCGTCGGCCTGGTGGCGGTGGCCGCGCTGCCGTCGCAACACGGTGGCGTCACCGATCTGGCGCAGGCGGCCACCGGCGCCGACGGCACGGCCGATCGTGCGGCCGATCGAGCGACGGCGCCCCTGCTCGACGCCGGCCAGCTCGACCAGGCGCTGCAGGCCTTCTACGACACCGAACGCGGCAAGATCCTGCGCCTGCCCAAGGACGGCAACGTGCCGGGCTTCGACCTGCTGATCCTCAACATCTGCTCGCTCTCGTGGGACGACCTGGCCTTCGCCGGGCTGCGCAACGCACCGTTCATGCGCCGGCTCGACGTCGTCTTCGACCGCTTCAACAGCGCGGCCAGCTACAGCGGCCCGGCGGTGATGCGACTGCTGCACGGCACCTGCGGCCAGCCGGCCCAGCACGAGCTCTACGGTGGCGCGGTGGCCGACTGCTACCTGTTCCGCAACCTCGAACAGGCCGGCTACCGCCCGGCCCTGCTGCTGAACCACGACGGCCGCTACGACAACTTCTCGACCGAGCTGCGGCGCGACAGCGGCCTGGGCCTGGTGCCCGAACAGCGCTTCGACGCGGCGGTGGCGATGAGCAGCTTCGACGGCTCGCCGATCCGCGACGACGGCGAGACGCTCACGCGCTGGTGGAGCGACCGCACCGCGGCAGCGTCGGGCGTCCCGCTGGCGATGCTCTACAACTCCATCACCCTGCACGACGGCAACCGCGTGCCGGGCATCCAGTCGCTGTCGAGCCTCGAGACCTACGCCCCGCGCGCCCGCAAGCTGATGGCCGACCTGGAGCGCTTCGCCGCCCTGGTCGAGGCCAGCGGCCGCCCGACCGTGCTGGTGCTGGTGCCCGAGCACGGCGGCGCGGTGCGTGGCGACGCGCAGCAGATCGCCGGCCTGCGCGAGCTGCCCACCCCGGCGATCACCCACGTGCCGGCCGGCGTGATGCTGATCGGCATGGGCGAGCGGCGCGCCGACGGCCAGGAGCCGGTGCACGTGGAGCAGACGTCGAGCTACCTGTCGCTGTTCACCGTGGTGGCCGCGCTGATGCACGGCGGCCCCGAGGTGGCGACGCCGGAGCGCCTGACCGAGGTGGCGCAGGCGCTGCCGCCGGTCGAGTGGGTGGCCGAGAACGACAAGACCATCGTCCTGCGACGCGGCCCGCACACCTATGTGCGCGACTTCGAAGGCCGTTGGCGCACCCTCGACAGCGCACCCTGA